A window from Ignavibacteriota bacterium encodes these proteins:
- a CDS encoding cold-shock protein, giving the protein MAERTKGTVKWFNSSKGYGFISQENGEDVFVHFKAIIGDGYKTLKENDKVEFVVTNGEKGPQAADVKVVK; this is encoded by the coding sequence ATGGCAGAGCGTACAAAAGGAACCGTAAAATGGTTCAATAGTTCAAAAGGTTATGGTTTTATTTCACAAGAAAATGGCGAAGATGTTTTCGTTCATTTTAAAGCAATTATTGGCGATGGCTACAAAACTTTAAAAGAAAATGACAAAGTTGAATTTGTTGTTACCAATGGTGAAAAAGGTCCGCAAGCTGCAGACGTAAAAGTTGTAAAATAA
- a CDS encoding RNA-binding protein yields MNIFIGNLDFDVTEENLNSEFSKYGKVASAKIIKDLFTQKSKGFGFVEMKDNAEAKAAIKELNTAKLLSKNIVVNEARPERNKRKFNNR; encoded by the coding sequence ATGAACATTTTTATTGGCAATTTAGATTTTGACGTTACAGAAGAAAACTTGAATAGCGAATTTTCAAAATATGGAAAAGTAGCTTCAGCTAAAATTATTAAAGATTTGTTTACGCAAAAATCTAAAGGATTTGGTTTTGTTGAAATGAAAGATAATGCCGAAGCAAAAGCTGCAATTAAGGAATTGAATACTGCTAAATTATTGAGTAAAAATATTGTTGTGAACGAAGCAAGACCGGAAAGAAATAAAAGAAAATTTAACAATAGATAA
- a CDS encoding FAD-dependent oxidoreductase, with protein MSIIESLVKKKLNNYKVVVNQVNENLPQKLSTEKKAAVIGSGIAGLTSAILLSERGFKVKLFERDNFLGGKIGSWKVKFNDNFEPNVEHGFHAFFRQYYNLREILKKLDSFKHLIPIDDYLIKTKKYGDFSFKNIDKTPILNILSMRKSGIYSFKDIFKNPKFAKLISLLTYNKDKTFEKFDHISFKEYSDEINLPNEMRLMFTTFSRAFFAEPQYISMAELIKSFHFYFLSNNHGLIYDVLNDDFQSTILNPAKVFIENNGGEVLMNSPFLAIQKVDNKFIVTNEEFDYLILGTDIPGTKKIFSNSEFIKYGYTDFYNQIMNQKKSQRYAVLRLWMDKKIGDNLPFFIFTDALKILDSVTFYHNMEKESAEWAAQNNGGIYELHSYALPDDFDELKVREQFLTEFFEYFPELKSSKILFENIQIKKDFTAFHTNLHKNRPEPKNVIDNLYLTGDWIKLPIPAMLMEASASSALYAINDILKNENLKEETILSVPLKGIFS; from the coding sequence ATGAGCATAATTGAAAGTCTTGTAAAGAAAAAACTAAACAACTACAAAGTTGTAGTAAATCAAGTAAATGAAAATTTACCACAAAAATTATCAACAGAGAAAAAAGCTGCTGTTATCGGAAGCGGAATTGCCGGCTTAACATCAGCTATTTTATTGAGCGAAAGAGGATTTAAAGTAAAATTATTTGAAAGAGATAATTTTCTTGGTGGAAAAATCGGTAGCTGGAAAGTAAAATTTAATGATAATTTTGAACCAAATGTAGAACACGGATTTCATGCTTTTTTTAGACAATACTATAATTTAAGAGAAATTCTTAAAAAACTAGATTCCTTTAAACACCTTATCCCTATTGATGATTATTTAATTAAAACAAAAAAGTATGGAGATTTTAGTTTTAAGAATATTGACAAAACTCCTATTCTAAACATTCTTTCAATGAGGAAATCCGGAATTTATTCATTCAAAGATATTTTTAAAAATCCGAAATTTGCTAAACTAATTTCATTATTAACTTACAATAAAGATAAAACATTCGAGAAGTTTGATCATATTTCATTTAAAGAATACTCAGATGAAATAAATTTGCCAAATGAAATGAGATTGATGTTCACAACTTTTTCCCGCGCATTTTTTGCAGAACCTCAATATATATCTATGGCTGAGTTAATAAAAAGTTTTCACTTTTATTTTTTAAGCAATAATCACGGATTAATTTATGATGTTTTAAATGATGATTTTCAATCAACAATTTTAAATCCAGCAAAAGTATTTATTGAAAATAACGGTGGCGAGGTTCTAATGAATTCACCATTTCTCGCTATTCAAAAAGTTGATAATAAATTTATTGTTACAAATGAAGAATTCGATTATTTAATATTGGGAACTGATATACCCGGAACAAAAAAAATTTTTTCCAATTCTGAATTTATAAAATATGGATATACTGATTTTTACAATCAAATCATGAATCAAAAGAAATCTCAACGTTACGCGGTTTTAAGATTATGGATGGATAAAAAAATCGGTGATAATCTTCCGTTTTTTATATTTACCGATGCTTTGAAAATTCTAGATTCGGTCACTTTTTATCACAACATGGAAAAAGAAAGTGCTGAATGGGCTGCTCAAAACAATGGTGGGATTTATGAACTTCACTCATATGCTTTGCCAGATGATTTTGACGAATTAAAAGTTAGAGAACAATTTCTTACAGAATTCTTTGAATATTTTCCGGAATTAAAATCTTCGAAAATATTGTTTGAAAATATTCAGATTAAAAAAGACTTTACAGCGTTCCACACAAACTTGCATAAAAACAGACCGGAACCAAAAAACGTAATTGATAATCTTTATCTAACCGGAGACTGGATAAAACTTCCTATTCCCGCAATGCTTATGGAAGCTTCAGCAAGTTCAGCACTTTACGCAATAAATGATATTTTGAAAAACGAAAATTTAAAGGAAGAAACTATTTTATCTGTTCCTCTAAAAGGAATTTTTTCATAA
- a CDS encoding 5'-nucleotidase C-terminal domain-containing protein — MRFQKTNKFLFMVLFFLTFISNNAQTLNLKFIQTSDVHGAIFPYDFTENKTSNSSLAQIYSYLKSERENKNHETFLLDNGDILQGDPSVYYYNFVKTNETHLLANVMNFMKYDAGSVGNHDIETGHAVYDKFNDELNFPWLAANAINTLTDEPYFPPYKILNAKVDENQNVKIAVLGLITPGIPNWLPKNIWSGIEFEDMILTAKKWIPIINKKENPDLIIGLFHSGVDFTYDNQTAETPRNENASQLVAEQVPGFDIVFVGHDHHEWNFKVLNSAGDSVLILGPSARSNSFCEANISLDFDKQSKKWGKNISGKIINSSDLKANEEFMQKFSEEFKLVKDFVSREIGTFTKTVSAKNSVFGNSAFVDLIHKIQIELTNADISFTAPLSIYSQIDSGKVYVKDMFDLYRYENLLYTMELTGKEIKDYLEFSYGIWFNTMKDKKDNLLLFEKDENGNLIFSKRSNTTLLKNRYYNFDSAEGIEYLVDVSKNFGERIKVKSFSNGKIFDENKKYKVAINSYRGNGGGGHLVNGAKIPKDELTTRIINSTEKDLRFYMMQWIENQKIVNPIENLNWNVIPADWYNSAKEKDFKLLFGTN, encoded by the coding sequence ATGAGGTTTCAAAAAACAAATAAATTCCTTTTTATGGTTTTATTTTTCCTAACGTTTATTTCAAACAATGCACAAACATTAAATTTAAAGTTTATACAAACAAGTGATGTTCATGGAGCAATTTTTCCGTATGATTTCACGGAAAATAAAACATCTAATTCTTCGTTAGCTCAGATTTATTCTTACTTAAAAAGTGAAAGGGAAAATAAGAATCATGAAACTTTTCTTTTAGATAATGGTGATATTCTTCAAGGCGATCCTTCGGTTTATTATTACAATTTTGTTAAAACTAACGAAACACATTTATTAGCAAATGTGATGAATTTTATGAAATATGATGCCGGTTCGGTTGGAAATCACGATATTGAAACTGGTCATGCTGTATATGATAAATTTAATGATGAATTAAATTTTCCTTGGCTTGCAGCAAATGCAATAAACACTTTAACTGACGAGCCCTATTTTCCACCTTATAAAATTTTAAATGCAAAAGTAGATGAAAATCAAAATGTTAAAATTGCTGTTTTGGGATTGATAACTCCGGGTATTCCAAATTGGCTGCCAAAAAATATTTGGTCAGGAATTGAATTTGAAGATATGATTTTAACTGCAAAAAAATGGATCCCAATAATTAATAAAAAAGAGAACCCGGATTTAATAATTGGACTTTTCCATTCTGGTGTTGATTTTACTTATGATAATCAAACTGCAGAAACTCCACGAAACGAAAATGCTTCTCAATTGGTTGCAGAACAAGTTCCTGGTTTTGATATTGTTTTTGTTGGTCATGATCATCATGAATGGAATTTTAAAGTTTTAAATTCTGCCGGAGATTCGGTTTTAATTTTGGGACCTTCGGCAAGATCAAACAGTTTTTGTGAAGCAAACATTTCATTGGATTTTGATAAACAATCAAAAAAATGGGGAAAAAATATTTCCGGAAAAATTATTAATTCTTCGGATTTAAAAGCCAATGAAGAATTTATGCAAAAATTTTCTGAAGAATTTAAATTGGTAAAAGATTTTGTATCAAGAGAAATAGGAACTTTTACAAAAACGGTTTCTGCAAAAAATTCTGTTTTCGGAAATTCTGCATTTGTCGATTTAATCCATAAAATCCAGATTGAGCTTACGAATGCTGATATTTCTTTCACTGCGCCGCTTTCAATTTATTCACAGATTGATTCGGGAAAAGTTTATGTAAAAGATATGTTTGATCTTTACAGATATGAAAATCTTTTGTACACAATGGAATTAACTGGAAAAGAAATAAAAGATTATTTGGAATTTTCTTACGGAATTTGGTTTAACACAATGAAAGATAAAAAAGATAATTTATTGTTGTTTGAAAAAGATGAAAATGGAAATTTAATTTTCTCAAAACGCAGCAATACTACTTTATTGAAAAATAGATATTATAATTTTGATTCCGCAGAAGGAATTGAATATTTAGTTGATGTTTCTAAAAATTTTGGTGAAAGAATTAAAGTAAAATCTTTTTCTAACGGAAAGATTTTTGATGAAAACAAAAAATATAAAGTTGCAATAAATAGTTACAGAGGCAATGGCGGCGGCGGACATTTAGTAAATGGTGCAAAAATTCCCAAAGATGAATTAACTACTAGAATTATAAATTCAACAGAAAAAGATTTAAGATTTTATATGATGCAATGGATTGAAAATCAAAAAATTGTTAACCCGATTGAAAATTTAAATTGGAATGTAATTCCCGCTGATTGGTATAATTCGGCAAAAGAAAAAGATTTTAAATTACTTTTTGGTACAAATTAA